Proteins encoded by one window of Desulfovibrio ferrophilus:
- a CDS encoding ACT domain-containing protein: MKVDQISIFLENRAGRLGEVTRVLAESGVNIRALSLADTSDFGILRLIVSDFDKAKAVLKENGFTVGRTTVVAVEVPDTPGGLHSILGMLSENSVNVEYMYAFVQQSGKNAIMIFRFDRTDQAIKLLSEADFTIVPGAELYKM; encoded by the coding sequence ATGAAGGTCGATCAAATTTCCATCTTTCTGGAGAACCGTGCCGGTCGCTTGGGTGAAGTCACCCGTGTACTGGCCGAATCCGGCGTCAACATCAGAGCCCTGTCCCTGGCCGACACTTCGGACTTCGGCATTCTGCGCCTGATCGTTTCCGACTTTGACAAGGCCAAGGCCGTGCTCAAGGAAAACGGCTTTACCGTAGGCCGCACCACCGTTGTGGCTGTTGAGGTCCCGGACACTCCCGGTGGCCTGCATTCCATCCTTGGGATGCTCTCCGAAAACAGTGTTAACGTGGAATACATGTACGCCTTCGTGCAGCAGAGCGGCAAGAATGCCATCATGATCTTCCGCTTTGACCGCACAGACCAGGCCATCAAGCTTCTGAGTGAAGCCGACTTCACCATCGTTCCCGGGGCCGAACTCTACAAGATGTAG
- the rsfS gene encoding ribosome silencing factor — protein MDNKQKLQNLGPNTEDKMRIVARWLHEKQGKDIKALNVEGICSITEGVVLATANNLRHGQALADFVLDMCDENKIPFSGMEGYKTGTWLLVDLNDVLVHIFQGESRGFYNLEGLWSEAPELELDLPEDEDDEDDFDD, from the coding sequence TTGGACAACAAACAGAAATTGCAGAATCTCGGTCCCAATACCGAGGACAAGATGCGGATCGTGGCCCGTTGGCTGCACGAGAAGCAAGGCAAAGACATCAAGGCCCTGAACGTCGAGGGCATCTGCTCCATCACCGAGGGTGTGGTTTTGGCTACCGCCAACAACCTTCGTCATGGTCAGGCTCTGGCAGACTTCGTTCTTGATATGTGCGACGAAAACAAGATCCCCTTCAGCGGGATGGAAGGCTACAAGACCGGCACATGGCTGCTTGTGGACCTGAACGACGTACTCGTACATATCTTCCAAGGGGAGTCCCGTGGCTTCTACAACCTTGAAGGGCTGTGGTCCGAGGCTCCGGAGCTGGAGCTGGATTTGCCCGAGGATGAAGACGACGAAGACGATTTCGACGACTAG
- a CDS encoding TerC family protein, which translates to MDALFSIENLIAFLTLSSLEIVLGIDNIVFIVVITNRLPETVRAKARNMGLVVAMVSRIVLLFAISWIMRLSDPLFAIFKHEFSGRDLVLLVGGLFLLGKATFEIHDKLESDGHIKGEGRTVTGIGSAIVQILLLDTIFSIDSVITAVGMAEHIGVMVAAIVTAVGVMLLFAGPVGRFVSAHPTIQMLAFSFLLLVGIFLVAEGLGKHIDRGYIYFAMGFSLFVEALNLTVKKRRAAKSN; encoded by the coding sequence ATGGACGCCTTGTTCAGCATCGAGAATCTGATTGCCTTCCTGACTCTTTCCAGCCTGGAAATCGTACTGGGTATCGACAACATCGTCTTCATCGTGGTCATCACCAACAGGCTGCCAGAAACTGTACGCGCCAAGGCTCGAAACATGGGACTTGTGGTGGCAATGGTCAGCCGCATCGTACTGCTTTTCGCCATCAGCTGGATCATGCGCCTCTCCGACCCGCTTTTTGCCATATTCAAACACGAATTCTCGGGGCGTGATCTAGTCTTACTGGTGGGTGGGCTGTTCCTGTTGGGCAAGGCAACATTCGAGATTCATGACAAGCTGGAAAGCGACGGGCATATCAAAGGTGAAGGCCGAACCGTGACCGGCATCGGCTCAGCCATTGTCCAGATCCTGTTGCTGGACACCATCTTTTCCATTGATTCCGTCATTACGGCAGTGGGCATGGCCGAGCACATCGGGGTCATGGTGGCAGCCATCGTCACAGCCGTGGGCGTGATGCTACTCTTTGCCGGGCCTGTGGGGCGTTTCGTATCGGCCCACCCCACCATCCAGATGCTGGCATTCTCTTTCCTGCTCCTGGTGGGGATATTCCTGGTAGCCGAGGGGCTGGGCAAGCATATTGACCGAGGCTACATCTACTTCGCGATGGGCTTTTCGCTGTTCGTGGAGGCACTCAATCTGACAGTCAAAAAACGACGGGCGGCAAAGTCCAATTGA
- a CDS encoding nitroreductase family protein, translating to MNFTELAFNNRTFRRFDPSVPIGMETLEDLLETARYTASAMNKQPLRHVLVTEPGKCAEVFAGLAWAGYLKDWPGPEEGQRPTGYVVICHEGEPGPWSKVDLGIVAQTIMLGAVEKGFGGCMLGALKKDVIGKALNLPEELEIMLVLALGRPAETVVVEDLEPGEDFKYWREDDDTHHVPKRTKDELIVAKYPAADE from the coding sequence ATGAATTTTACTGAACTCGCTTTCAACAACCGAACTTTCCGTCGATTCGACCCGTCCGTGCCAATTGGCATGGAAACTCTGGAAGATCTGCTTGAGACGGCCCGGTATACGGCCTCGGCCATGAACAAGCAGCCGCTCAGACATGTCCTTGTGACTGAGCCCGGGAAATGTGCCGAGGTGTTCGCGGGGCTGGCCTGGGCAGGATATCTGAAGGATTGGCCAGGGCCGGAAGAAGGGCAGAGACCCACTGGTTATGTGGTCATCTGCCATGAGGGCGAACCCGGCCCCTGGAGCAAGGTTGATCTGGGTATTGTGGCTCAGACCATCATGCTGGGAGCCGTGGAAAAGGGGTTTGGTGGCTGCATGCTGGGCGCTCTGAAGAAGGACGTCATTGGCAAGGCTCTGAACCTGCCGGAAGAATTGGAGATTATGCTTGTCCTGGCTCTTGGACGACCTGCCGAGACCGTGGTGGTCGAGGATCTGGAGCCTGGGGAAGATTTCAAATATTGGCGCGAGGATGACGACACCCATCACGTGCCCAAACGTACTAAAGATGAATTGATCGTCGCCAAGTATCCGGCGGCGGATGAATAG
- a CDS encoding phenylacetate--CoA ligase family protein, translated as MIYDVEHETLPREDLEKLQLTRLKSLVERVYHNVPFYKKKLNEMGILPSDVKSLDDLKNLPFTEKQDLRDNYPFGMFAVPKENVVRIHASSGTTGKATVVGYTKRDIKNWAGLMARSFMSAGASSLDTVHNAYGYGLFTGGLGVHYGAEELGATIVPISGGGTRRQVLLLRDFAPSVICCTPSYMLVLIEAAEAAGIDFKSLPLRVGIFGAEPWSEEMKRDIEKRAGITTIDIYGLSEIMGPGVGIGCHEAQDGLHIFEDHFLPEIIDPETGEVLPPGEKGELVITTLTKEAQPLIRYRTRDITRLNYVPCKCGRTHVRMERVTGRSDDMLIIRGVNVFPSQIESILLETEGTAPHYQLIIERHGNMDTMEVRVEVDERFFSDEIKAMQAVEKKIQRNIKEFLGVTTKVTLVEPMGIERSVGKAQRIIDKREIK; from the coding sequence ATGATTTACGATGTCGAGCACGAGACCCTCCCGCGCGAGGACCTGGAAAAACTCCAGCTGACCCGACTGAAATCGCTTGTCGAGCGGGTTTACCACAACGTCCCCTTCTACAAGAAGAAACTCAACGAAATGGGCATACTCCCCAGCGACGTCAAGAGTCTCGACGACTTAAAGAATCTGCCCTTTACCGAAAAGCAGGACCTGCGCGACAATTATCCCTTTGGCATGTTTGCCGTACCCAAGGAAAACGTGGTCCGCATCCACGCTTCATCCGGCACCACCGGCAAAGCCACAGTGGTGGGATACACCAAGCGAGATATCAAGAACTGGGCCGGACTCATGGCCCGCTCCTTCATGTCTGCCGGTGCCTCCAGCCTGGACACCGTTCATAACGCCTATGGCTACGGCCTGTTCACTGGCGGCCTGGGCGTGCACTACGGCGCCGAGGAACTGGGCGCAACCATCGTTCCCATCTCCGGCGGCGGCACCCGCCGTCAGGTACTGCTGCTTCGCGATTTTGCCCCATCAGTCATCTGCTGCACCCCCTCGTACATGCTGGTGCTCATTGAAGCCGCCGAAGCCGCCGGCATCGATTTCAAATCCCTGCCCCTGCGCGTCGGAATCTTCGGTGCCGAGCCCTGGTCCGAGGAGATGAAACGCGACATCGAAAAACGGGCTGGCATCACCACCATCGACATCTACGGCCTGTCCGAGATCATGGGACCGGGAGTGGGCATCGGCTGCCACGAAGCCCAGGACGGGTTGCACATATTCGAGGATCATTTCCTGCCCGAGATCATCGATCCCGAGACTGGTGAAGTACTGCCTCCGGGTGAAAAGGGTGAGCTGGTCATCACCACCCTGACCAAGGAAGCCCAACCTCTGATCCGTTACCGTACCCGCGACATCACGCGCCTGAACTACGTGCCCTGCAAATGCGGCCGCACCCATGTCCGCATGGAACGAGTCACCGGACGTAGCGACGACATGCTCATCATCCGCGGCGTCAACGTCTTCCCCTCGCAGATCGAATCCATCCTGCTGGAAACCGAAGGAACTGCCCCTCATTACCAGCTGATCATCGAACGCCATGGCAACATGGACACCATGGAAGTCCGCGTGGAAGTGGACGAACGTTTCTTCTCGGACGAGATCAAGGCCATGCAGGCCGTAGAAAAGAAGATCCAGAGAAACATCAAGGAATTCCTGGGTGTGACCACCAAGGTAACCCTGGTGGAACCCATGGGCATCGAGCGTAGCGTGGGCAAAGCGCAGCGAATCATCGACAAGCGTGAGATCAAATAA
- the pgl gene encoding 6-phosphogluconolactonase — protein MNIIEFDDMESMSAHAADMAREIAVAAVAERGAFTLALSGGSTPRQTYEMLADAGDIPWDKGHIFFSDERCVKPDHEHSNYRMANEALLSKIDIPPLQVHRIKAAGFTPGLDAGGYEVEVFNTFKFNKLDEDGECPFDLMFLGMGEDGHTASLFPGGDSMLARRQLVMAIDPVGYPKLRRISMTLPLINMARNVVIMISGAKKRALLSKIERDLEAAQGRYPVALVEPRGTLTWLAAK, from the coding sequence ATGAATATTATTGAATTTGATGACATGGAATCCATGAGTGCTCACGCGGCAGATATGGCGCGTGAAATTGCTGTGGCTGCTGTAGCTGAACGCGGCGCATTCACTCTGGCCCTGTCTGGAGGGAGCACCCCCCGTCAGACTTACGAAATGCTGGCCGATGCCGGAGACATCCCCTGGGATAAGGGGCATATCTTTTTTTCCGACGAACGCTGCGTGAAGCCTGATCATGAGCACAGCAATTATCGTATGGCCAACGAAGCTTTGTTATCAAAGATCGATATTCCACCTTTGCAGGTGCATCGCATCAAGGCCGCTGGCTTTACTCCGGGATTGGACGCCGGAGGTTACGAGGTCGAGGTGTTCAACACCTTCAAGTTCAACAAGCTTGATGAAGATGGAGAATGCCCCTTTGACCTGATGTTTCTTGGGATGGGGGAAGATGGCCATACGGCGTCGTTGTTCCCCGGTGGTGACTCCATGCTTGCCAGACGTCAACTGGTGATGGCCATCGACCCCGTGGGGTATCCCAAGCTCAGACGTATCTCCATGACGTTGCCGCTGATCAACATGGCGCGTAATGTGGTAATTATGATATCAGGGGCGAAGAAGCGCGCTTTGCTCAGCAAGATCGAGCGCGATCTTGAGGCCGCTCAAGGGCGTTATCCGGTAGCTCTGGTGGAGCCTCGCGGAACCCTGACGTGGCTGGCTGCAAAATAG
- a CDS encoding glycosyltransferase family 4 protein, with the protein MPRLLFLTQSGETLPSVRFRVLPFVQLAREAGVDADWMRYPKTALARAAFFARLPKTEIIVLQKKLVSRVELALLRSKAGKLFFDFDDALWASHPNQGACGGESDAGELARLLRVCAGVDGVIAGNAFLAAKVREVSQRVDQISTPLDTQKYVPGVAEHSGRPVVGWMGTSCNLFFLPEVFQALEPVGHKFLLSVISDADYSIPKALSGSSERWDSEREVAQLQAMDIGLMPLTDDEYTRGKCGFKLLQYMACGVVPVASDVGFNREIVTHGVDGFLAATPDDFLEYVDRLASDQDLRLEMSARARETVVSKFGLSAAALRLWDILGLSTSS; encoded by the coding sequence GTGCCTCGTCTGTTATTTCTGACCCAATCCGGTGAAACCCTGCCCAGTGTGCGCTTTCGCGTGCTGCCGTTTGTGCAGCTGGCCCGTGAAGCTGGAGTGGATGCTGACTGGATGCGCTACCCCAAAACGGCACTGGCCAGAGCCGCTTTTTTTGCTCGACTCCCTAAGACGGAGATTATTGTTCTTCAGAAAAAACTGGTTTCCAGAGTTGAGCTGGCCCTGTTGCGAAGCAAGGCCGGAAAATTGTTTTTTGACTTTGATGATGCACTGTGGGCCAGTCATCCCAATCAAGGGGCCTGTGGTGGCGAGTCCGATGCTGGAGAACTCGCACGCTTGCTCCGTGTTTGTGCCGGGGTGGATGGGGTGATCGCGGGTAACGCTTTTCTCGCTGCCAAGGTGCGCGAGGTTTCGCAACGGGTGGATCAAATTTCCACGCCCCTGGATACGCAGAAATACGTGCCGGGAGTGGCTGAGCATTCCGGAAGGCCGGTGGTCGGTTGGATGGGCACATCGTGCAATCTGTTCTTCCTGCCTGAAGTCTTTCAGGCCCTGGAGCCCGTAGGGCACAAGTTTTTACTCTCTGTGATCTCGGATGCGGACTACAGCATCCCAAAAGCCCTGAGCGGCAGCAGTGAACGATGGGATTCCGAGCGTGAAGTGGCCCAGTTACAGGCGATGGACATCGGCCTGATGCCCTTGACCGATGACGAATATACCCGTGGGAAATGCGGTTTCAAGCTGCTTCAATACATGGCCTGCGGTGTCGTGCCGGTGGCCTCGGACGTGGGGTTCAACCGTGAAATCGTGACCCACGGTGTGGATGGTTTTCTGGCTGCCACTCCTGATGACTTTTTGGAATATGTGGATCGTCTGGCAAGTGATCAGGATCTGCGTCTTGAAATGTCTGCCCGTGCCAGGGAAACAGTCGTTTCCAAATTCGGTCTTTCTGCGGCAGCCCTGCGTCTGTGGGATATCTTGGGCCTGTCCACCTCATCGTAA
- the gpmI gene encoding 2,3-bisphosphoglycerate-independent phosphoglycerate mutase, giving the protein MTALTPTLLLILDGWGIAPESEGNAVTMASTPNLDRLCADFPRTELTCSGRAVGLPDGFMGNSEVGHMNIGAGRVVYQDMTRIDLAIENNELASNVVLKELMDTAKAGGGRLHLMGLVSDGGVHSHILHLFALLEAAKAAGVETFIHVFLDGRDTAPTSGAGFVRQLQARLDELGFGRIATVTGRYWAMDRDKRWERNKDAYDALTLGKGVMVTDAVSAIEAAYGAGENDEFVKPRVLMDGEVPVGLLRDGDAAFFFNFRADRARQIVRSLFDEEFAEFEREACPKLHLGTMTRYEASFPLPVAFPPQTISETLGEVVSGLGAKQLRIAETEKYAHVTYFMNCGREEPFENEERVLIQSPRDVATYDEKPEMSVKEVTQKLLAALGSGHYSFIACNFANLDMVGHTGIIPAVLEAAKNVDECVGQVVNLALASGFRVMITADHGNAEQMISDDGGPHTAHSTNKVPFVLVDKNRTEVSLRSGGILGDIAPTVLSLWGIDAPVAMTGQTLVED; this is encoded by the coding sequence ATGACCGCCTTGACGCCAACGCTTCTGCTGATTCTTGATGGCTGGGGGATTGCTCCCGAGTCGGAAGGGAACGCCGTGACCATGGCTTCCACCCCGAACCTGGATCGACTTTGCGCGGATTTTCCCCGCACGGAACTGACTTGTTCAGGGCGCGCTGTGGGGTTGCCTGATGGTTTCATGGGCAACTCCGAGGTGGGGCACATGAATATCGGGGCCGGGCGAGTCGTCTATCAGGACATGACGCGTATCGATCTTGCCATTGAGAACAATGAGCTGGCGTCAAACGTCGTTTTGAAGGAGTTGATGGACACGGCCAAGGCTGGCGGCGGGCGACTGCACCTGATGGGGCTGGTCTCCGACGGTGGTGTTCATAGTCATATCCTGCATTTGTTTGCTCTGCTGGAAGCCGCCAAGGCTGCTGGGGTGGAAACGTTCATCCATGTCTTTCTCGATGGCCGGGATACGGCGCCGACCTCCGGCGCCGGGTTTGTGCGCCAACTTCAAGCCAGGCTGGATGAGTTGGGTTTTGGGCGTATTGCCACGGTAACGGGGCGCTATTGGGCCATGGATCGTGACAAGCGCTGGGAGCGCAACAAGGACGCCTACGATGCCCTGACTCTGGGCAAGGGCGTGATGGTGACCGATGCGGTCTCCGCCATTGAAGCCGCCTATGGGGCCGGGGAGAACGACGAATTCGTCAAGCCTCGTGTCCTGATGGATGGCGAGGTGCCCGTGGGGCTTTTGCGTGATGGAGACGCGGCCTTCTTTTTCAATTTTCGCGCCGACCGGGCGCGGCAAATCGTACGCAGTCTGTTTGACGAAGAGTTTGCCGAATTTGAACGTGAGGCATGCCCGAAGCTGCATCTGGGCACCATGACCCGTTACGAAGCCTCATTCCCGTTGCCCGTTGCCTTTCCGCCGCAGACCATTTCCGAAACTCTGGGAGAAGTCGTTTCCGGTCTGGGTGCCAAGCAATTGCGGATTGCGGAAACGGAGAAGTATGCCCATGTGACCTACTTCATGAATTGTGGACGCGAGGAGCCTTTCGAGAACGAGGAACGTGTTCTTATCCAGTCTCCCCGTGACGTGGCGACCTACGATGAAAAACCCGAGATGAGCGTCAAGGAAGTCACGCAGAAGCTGCTGGCCGCCTTGGGCTCTGGGCATTATTCATTTATTGCCTGCAATTTTGCCAATCTGGACATGGTTGGTCATACCGGCATCATTCCCGCAGTTCTCGAGGCTGCCAAGAACGTGGACGAATGCGTGGGACAGGTGGTGAATCTGGCCCTGGCCTCTGGCTTCCGGGTGATGATCACTGCCGATCATGGAAATGCGGAACAGATGATAAGTGACGATGGCGGACCGCATACTGCCCACAGTACCAATAAGGTTCCCTTTGTGCTGGTGGACAAGAATCGTACTGAGGTGAGCTTGCGCTCCGGTGGAATTCTGGGTGATATCGCACCCACGGTGTTGAGTCTGTGGGGTATTGATGCACCCGTAGCCATGACGGGGCAAACCCTGGTGGAGGATTAA